A region from the Saccharomonospora azurea NA-128 genome encodes:
- a CDS encoding YrhK family protein, translating to MPDTDRPDDGRDTLTVTFGHEELILRRRYELVSIGNDLLIALWFVVGSVLFFWTSTTTAGTWCFLLGSLQLLARPVIRLVRRVHLQRVGGAGAETSRDF from the coding sequence ATGCCGGACACCGACCGACCCGACGACGGGCGCGACACGCTGACGGTCACGTTCGGGCACGAGGAACTGATCCTCCGTCGACGGTACGAGCTCGTCAGCATCGGCAACGACCTGCTCATCGCGTTGTGGTTCGTGGTGGGCAGTGTGCTGTTCTTCTGGACGTCGACCACGACCGCCGGCACGTGGTGCTTCCTGCTCGGAAGCCTCCAACTCCTGGCACGTCCGGTCATCCGCCTGGTCCGGCGAGTCCACCTGCAGCGGGTCGGCGGTGCCGGTGCCGAGACGTCACGTGACTTCTGA
- a CDS encoding acetyl-CoA C-acetyltransferase, with protein MSGSVILGAARTPIGRLLGSLKDFSGAQLGGVAIKAALERAGVPADAVQYTIMGQVLTAGAGQIPARQAAVAAGIPMEVPALTINKVCLSGLDAIALADQLIRAGEFDLVVAGGQESMSQAPHLLPKSRTGVKYGDATLVDHMAHDGLFCAFDQVAMGESTERYNARYGLTREEQDAFSARSHQRAAKAAANGVFDDELAPVEIPQRKGDPVVFSTDEGVRADTTAEGLARLRPAFAADGTITAGSASQISDGAAAVVVASRAKAEELGIAPLAEIGAHGVVAGPDASLHEQPSNAIKAALAKAKLEADALDLVEINEAFAAVGVVSARQLGLDEEKVNVNGGAIALGHPIGASGARLVVHLVHELRRRGGGLGAAALCGGGGQGDALLLKV; from the coding sequence GTGTCCGGTTCCGTGATCCTGGGTGCCGCTCGTACCCCCATTGGCCGGCTCCTCGGTTCGTTGAAGGACTTCTCCGGCGCGCAGCTGGGTGGGGTCGCCATCAAGGCAGCGCTCGAGCGGGCCGGTGTTCCGGCCGACGCCGTCCAGTACACGATCATGGGCCAGGTGCTCACGGCCGGAGCCGGGCAGATCCCGGCGCGGCAGGCCGCCGTGGCGGCGGGCATCCCCATGGAGGTCCCCGCGCTGACCATCAACAAGGTGTGCCTGTCGGGCCTCGACGCCATTGCGCTGGCCGACCAGCTGATTCGCGCCGGAGAGTTCGACCTCGTGGTCGCCGGCGGGCAGGAGTCCATGTCGCAGGCCCCGCACCTGCTGCCGAAGTCGCGCACGGGCGTGAAGTACGGCGACGCCACGCTGGTCGACCACATGGCGCACGACGGCCTGTTCTGCGCGTTCGACCAGGTCGCCATGGGCGAGTCCACGGAGCGGTACAACGCCCGCTACGGGCTGACCCGCGAGGAGCAGGACGCGTTCTCGGCGCGTTCGCACCAGCGTGCGGCGAAGGCCGCCGCGAACGGCGTGTTCGACGACGAGCTCGCGCCCGTGGAGATCCCGCAGCGCAAGGGCGACCCGGTGGTGTTCTCCACCGACGAGGGCGTGCGTGCCGACACGACCGCCGAGGGCCTCGCGCGCCTGCGTCCCGCGTTCGCCGCCGACGGCACGATCACCGCCGGTTCGGCGTCCCAGATCTCCGACGGCGCTGCGGCGGTGGTCGTGGCGAGCCGGGCGAAGGCGGAGGAGCTGGGTATCGCCCCACTCGCCGAGATCGGTGCGCACGGCGTGGTGGCGGGCCCGGACGCCAGCCTCCACGAGCAGCCGTCCAACGCCATCAAGGCCGCTCTCGCCAAGGCGAAGCTGGAGGCCGACGCGCTCGACCTCGTGGAGATCAACGAGGCGTTCGCGGCGGTGGGCGTCGTGTCGGCGCGCCAGCTCGGCCTCGACGAGGAGAAGGTCAACGTCAACGGCGGTGCGATCGCGCTCGGCCATCCCATCGGCGCGTCGGGCGCACGCCTGGTGGTGCACCTGGTGCACGAGCTGCGGCGCAGGGGCGGCGGGCTCGGTGCGGCCGCGCTGTGCGGCGGTGGCGGCCAGGGCGACGCGCTGCTGCTCAAGGTCTGA
- the mce gene encoding methylmalonyl-CoA epimerase, giving the protein MHEAPQPLDPLSSFVTAVDHVGIAVADLDAAIAFHTKHFGLEVTHIEVNEEQGVREAMLRAPGDTEGAAVQLLAPATPESTIAKFLDRNGPGLQQLAYRVTDVEAAAEALRSAGLRVLYPQARRGTANSKVNFVHPKDAGGVLVELVEPAADQPATH; this is encoded by the coding sequence ATGCACGAGGCACCGCAGCCACTCGACCCCCTGTCGTCGTTCGTCACGGCCGTCGACCACGTCGGCATCGCCGTGGCCGACCTCGACGCCGCGATCGCGTTCCACACGAAGCATTTCGGGCTCGAGGTCACCCACATCGAGGTGAACGAGGAACAGGGCGTGCGCGAGGCGATGCTGCGTGCACCCGGCGACACGGAGGGCGCGGCGGTGCAGTTGCTCGCCCCCGCCACCCCCGAGTCGACGATCGCCAAGTTCCTCGACCGGAACGGTCCCGGGCTGCAGCAGCTGGCCTACCGCGTGACCGACGTCGAGGCCGCGGCGGAGGCACTGCGGTCGGCGGGACTGCGGGTGCTGTACCCGCAGGCACGACGCGGCACCGCGAACAGCAAGGTCAACTTCGTGCATCCCAAGGACGCGGGCGGTGTGCTGGTGGAACTCGTCGAGCCTGCGGCGGACCAGCCCGCCACCCACTGA
- a CDS encoding coiled-coil domain-containing protein produces the protein MSLGEERELVPLGAGFDFEKRGYNRAQVDEHLERLDADIKMLMSDRDAAISQADDLARQLESARIEIDDLRGQVERLAQPPTTIEGLSERLQRMLRLAQEEASDTKARAEAEAGHIRAKAESDASAMRARYEQLLTELAERRKQMEAEHAKVLEDARAEAARITSEAEQERARLDREAEQRRTQVEEDFEIAMSQRRTESMRVLAEQEAASKAEAERRVREATDEAASIRAQVADERAKAEAEIERRRRESIEDANRRKQDSISEANARVAEATDEAKRRIREATDESTRRVAEATARVEELRTLRARIAEQVKAARSMLAEAESALGNAEPKDDAAAAPGNGDGDSSNGSDGSGGSAETEAADASAHNGDGASAPTVRVRAVTTPKPTRE, from the coding sequence ATGAGCCTTGGCGAGGAACGGGAGCTCGTGCCGCTGGGAGCCGGTTTCGACTTCGAGAAGCGCGGATACAACCGCGCGCAGGTCGACGAGCACTTGGAACGGCTCGACGCCGACATCAAGATGCTCATGTCCGATCGGGACGCGGCCATCTCACAGGCCGACGACCTGGCAAGGCAGCTCGAGTCCGCGCGGATCGAGATCGACGATCTGCGGGGACAGGTCGAGCGGCTCGCCCAGCCGCCCACGACCATCGAAGGACTGTCGGAGCGCCTCCAACGGATGCTGCGGCTCGCGCAGGAGGAGGCGAGCGACACCAAGGCCAGGGCGGAGGCCGAGGCCGGCCACATCCGGGCGAAGGCCGAGTCCGACGCCAGCGCCATGCGCGCCCGCTACGAGCAGCTGCTCACCGAGCTGGCCGAGCGCCGCAAGCAGATGGAGGCCGAGCACGCGAAGGTGCTCGAGGACGCCCGCGCGGAGGCCGCGCGCATCACGTCCGAGGCCGAGCAGGAGCGCGCGCGGCTCGACCGCGAGGCGGAGCAGCGGCGCACTCAGGTCGAGGAAGACTTCGAGATCGCGATGTCGCAGCGGCGCACCGAGTCGATGCGCGTGCTCGCCGAGCAGGAGGCCGCGAGCAAGGCCGAGGCCGAACGCCGCGTCCGGGAGGCCACCGACGAGGCCGCGAGCATCCGCGCCCAGGTGGCCGACGAGCGCGCCAAGGCCGAGGCGGAGATCGAACGCCGGCGTCGCGAGTCCATCGAGGACGCCAACCGCCGCAAGCAGGACTCGATCAGCGAGGCCAACGCCCGCGTCGCCGAAGCCACCGACGAGGCCAAGCGCCGCATCCGGGAGGCCACCGACGAGAGCACCCGCCGTGTCGCCGAGGCGACGGCTCGGGTCGAGGAGCTGCGGACCCTGCGCGCCCGCATCGCGGAGCAGGTCAAGGCCGCCAGGTCCATGCTCGCCGAAGCCGAGTCCGCGCTGGGCAACGCCGAGCCGAAGGACGACGCGGCCGCCGCCCCGGGCAACGGTGATGGCGACAGCTCCAACGGTTCCGACGGCTCGGGAGGCTCCGCGGAGACCGAGGCGGCGGACGCGTCGGCCCACAACGGCGACGGCGCCTCCGCGCCGACCGTCCGGGTCCGTGCCGTCACCACACCGAAACCAACTCGCGAGTAG